One segment of Anopheles stephensi strain Indian chromosome 3, UCI_ANSTEP_V1.0, whole genome shotgun sequence DNA contains the following:
- the LOC118509362 gene encoding general odorant-binding protein 72-like, whose amino-acid sequence MSGKARSRERISPFRRRCLWIGSLLLLGTVRGPTPTEGKATVEQMMKSGEMIRSVCLGKTKVSEELANGLRDSKFVDVKELKCYVNCVMEMMQTMKKGKLNYDASVKQIDTIMPDELAGPMRAALDICRNVADGIKNNCDAAYAMLQCLSKNNPKFIFP is encoded by the exons ATGTCGGGGAAAGCGCGTAGCCGGGAAAGGATTTCCCCATTCCGGCGGAGGTGTTTGTGGATTGGCAGCCTGTTGCTGTTGGGAACGGTGCGAGGCCCAACGCCGACCGAAGGG AAAGCAACGGTGGAGCAGATGATGAAGTCGGGCGAAATGATACGGTCCGTTTGCTTGGGCAAGACGAAAGTTTCCGAGGAGCTGGCGAACGGATTGCGCGACTCCAAGTTCGTGGACGTTAAGGAGCTTAAGTGTTACGTGAACTGCGTGATGGAAATGATGCAAACG ATGAAGAAAGGGAAGCTTAACTATGACGCGTCGGTGAAACAGATCGACACCATCATGCCGGACGAGCTGGCGGGACCGATGCGGGCCGCGCTTGACATCTGCCGGAATGTGGCCGACGGTATCAAGAACAATTGCGATGCAGCATACGCGATGCTTCAGTGCCTTTCGAAGAACAATcctaaatttattttcccataG